One window of Phycisphaeraceae bacterium genomic DNA carries:
- a CDS encoding RluA family pseudouridine synthase: protein MPENAPKGNHPSASAEADEVVSTNAGLILPGGKVDPEAIQRAIDSSGAPDDDSELRRVVFTLRRDLKSRLDKYLTTRITFMSRNQLQKLIDGGGVAVNGRQPKASTVLRAGDVVEVVVPPPPTGVIRPEEIPIDVLYEDDAIIVLNKRPDIIVHPARAEHSGTLVNALAWHLRNRSSLGGDLSTVGNEFARPGVVHRLDRHTSGCIVFAKSDEAHWKLGHQFEHRRVDKRYLAIVQGNVEPLVDVIEAPIGPHPSREKGYREKYVVRHDELGKPSVTICRVRERYRFNRRAVGDQDFSLVELELKTGRTHQIRVHLSHTGYPIVGDDMYGGRSFIDHSGATLIARQALHAATLGFNHPITEQPMRFTSPLRGDMGDLIRALRNADRVERLDPPGATVDVQI from the coding sequence ATGCCCGAGAACGCGCCCAAAGGCAACCATCCCTCCGCATCTGCCGAGGCCGATGAAGTTGTCAGCACCAACGCGGGGCTCATCCTCCCGGGCGGCAAGGTCGATCCCGAGGCGATCCAGCGCGCCATCGACTCATCCGGTGCGCCGGACGACGACTCCGAACTCCGGCGTGTCGTCTTCACGCTGCGCCGCGATCTCAAGTCCCGACTCGACAAATACCTCACGACGCGCATCACCTTCATGTCGCGCAACCAGCTCCAGAAGCTCATCGATGGTGGGGGAGTCGCCGTCAACGGACGCCAGCCCAAGGCCTCGACCGTCCTCCGCGCTGGCGATGTCGTCGAGGTCGTCGTCCCTCCCCCGCCCACCGGCGTCATCAGGCCGGAGGAGATCCCGATCGATGTGCTCTACGAGGACGATGCGATCATCGTCCTCAACAAACGCCCCGACATCATCGTCCACCCCGCCCGCGCCGAGCACTCGGGCACGCTCGTCAACGCCCTCGCGTGGCATCTCCGCAACCGATCATCGCTCGGAGGCGATCTCTCAACCGTCGGCAACGAGTTCGCTCGCCCCGGCGTCGTCCACCGGCTCGATCGACACACATCGGGCTGCATCGTCTTCGCAAAGTCGGACGAGGCCCACTGGAAACTCGGCCACCAGTTCGAGCATCGCCGCGTCGACAAACGCTACCTCGCCATCGTCCAGGGAAACGTCGAGCCCCTCGTCGATGTCATCGAGGCGCCCATAGGACCGCACCCCTCGCGAGAGAAGGGCTATCGAGAGAAATACGTCGTCCGTCACGACGAACTCGGCAAGCCGTCGGTCACCATCTGCCGCGTCCGCGAACGCTACAGGTTCAACCGACGCGCCGTCGGCGATCAGGACTTCTCACTCGTCGAACTCGAACTCAAGACCGGCCGAACCCACCAGATCCGCGTCCACCTCTCCCACACCGGTTATCCGATCGTCGGCGACGATATGTACGGCGGCCGATCCTTCATCGACCACAGCGGCGCCACGCTCATCGCCCGACAGGCGCTCCACGCCGCGACACTCGGCTTCAACCACCCCATCACCGAGCAACCCATGCGGTTCACCTCACCCTTGCGAGGCGACATGGGCGATCTCATCCGCGCGCTCCGGAACGCCGATCGCGTAGAACGACTCGACCCCCCCGGCGCAACCGTCGATGTCCAGATCTGA
- a CDS encoding 50S ribosome-binding GTPase: MPVRAYSQSPRGLPGAIALFRLDADSERELDACLEQMGSRPVRAGQARLSTLHQGHQAVIARWTPTEAHLMPHGGIAVLKQVASIIRHAGADLLEHEPLRPDMDDPAPFLESALAHAASPLAIDLLLDQPRRWNLSPRVDLTPAHASMLRHLLEPALVVAWGPPNVGKSTLLNALATRTLAMTSPDPGTTRDHVGAMLDLGGLVIRYLDTPGVRDDAHPAEAEAIDIARSLAQTADLILWCRDASSPRVPLPKTTAIVLPVDLRSDLGTSQGPEGIRVSAFDPHSIRSLAAAIRQTLVPDTALADPGAWAFWRTPPRPQPTH; the protein is encoded by the coding sequence GTGCCCGTCCGCGCCTACTCCCAATCTCCGCGAGGGCTCCCCGGAGCGATCGCCCTCTTCAGACTCGACGCAGACTCCGAACGCGAACTCGACGCATGTCTGGAGCAGATGGGCTCTCGTCCAGTCCGCGCAGGCCAAGCTCGTCTCTCGACACTCCACCAGGGACATCAGGCCGTCATCGCGCGCTGGACACCGACCGAAGCACACCTGATGCCCCATGGCGGGATTGCTGTCCTCAAGCAGGTGGCATCGATCATCAGGCACGCGGGTGCCGATCTCCTCGAACATGAACCGCTCCGTCCGGACATGGACGATCCCGCCCCATTCCTCGAATCCGCGCTCGCCCACGCCGCGAGCCCCCTCGCGATCGACCTCCTGCTCGACCAGCCAAGACGCTGGAACCTCTCGCCGCGCGTCGATCTCACGCCCGCGCACGCCTCCATGCTCCGCCATCTCCTGGAGCCCGCGCTCGTCGTCGCCTGGGGACCTCCCAACGTCGGCAAGTCAACGCTCCTGAACGCCCTCGCGACGCGCACACTCGCGATGACATCTCCCGATCCCGGCACCACCCGCGACCACGTCGGCGCGATGCTCGATCTGGGCGGGCTGGTCATCCGCTACCTCGACACACCCGGCGTGCGCGATGATGCCCATCCCGCCGAGGCCGAAGCCATCGACATCGCACGCTCACTCGCCCAGACCGCGGACCTCATCCTCTGGTGCCGCGACGCCTCCTCGCCTCGCGTGCCCCTCCCGAAGACCACCGCAATCGTCCTGCCCGTCGATCTCCGATCCGATCTCGGCACGTCACAAGGCCCCGAGGGGATCCGCGTCTCGGCCTTCGATCCTCACTCCATCCGGTCACTCGCCGCAGCGATCCGCCAGACGCTCGTTCCCGACACCGCGCTCGCCGATCCCGGTGCTTGGGCCTTCTGGAGAACACCACCCCGCCCCCAACCAACCCACTAG